A single window of Sulfurovum sp. UBA12169 DNA harbors:
- the ppk2 gene encoding polyphosphate kinase 2, protein MYKELKELEIYQAEMVKLQKYIEKQGKKLIVIFEGRDAAGKGSLIGTVSRYMNPKHYRIVALGKPTQEQKTQWYFQKYIEHFPSAAQIILFDRSWYNRAMVEPVFGFCTRKEYDIFMNDVTGFERSLSRQGIVLIKLYLSVKKSVQATRFEQRRTDPLRKWKLSEVDLQSQGLWDEFSKMKYQMLKKTNHLYAPWHVIRSNDKHQARIEAMKLILNHFDYEQRNESLSFVYNEKIVISAEKELEMMQHAKPELYSAP, encoded by the coding sequence ATGTACAAAGAGCTCAAAGAGCTTGAAATCTATCAAGCCGAGATGGTTAAATTGCAAAAGTACATCGAAAAGCAAGGCAAAAAGCTGATTGTTATTTTTGAGGGAAGGGATGCGGCAGGAAAAGGAAGCTTGATCGGTACAGTCTCGCGCTACATGAATCCAAAACACTATCGTATTGTCGCTTTAGGAAAACCCACACAAGAGCAAAAAACACAATGGTACTTTCAAAAATATATTGAACATTTTCCTTCGGCCGCCCAGATCATTCTTTTTGACAGGAGTTGGTACAATCGTGCGATGGTTGAACCCGTATTTGGTTTTTGTACACGCAAAGAGTATGATATTTTTATGAATGATGTTACGGGTTTTGAGCGGTCGTTATCCAGACAAGGAATTGTTTTAATCAAACTCTACCTTAGTGTAAAAAAATCTGTTCAGGCAACACGATTTGAGCAAAGAAGAACAGACCCCCTGAGAAAATGGAAGCTTAGCGAAGTTGATCTTCAGTCTCAGGGATTATGGGATGAATTTAGTAAAATGAAATACCAAATGCTTAAAAAAACAAACCATCTTTACGCGCCATGGCATGTCATTAGATCTAACGACAAACATCAAGCCAGAATAGAAGCTATGAAACTTATTTTAAATCATTTTGATTATGAGCAAAGAAATGAAAGTCTTTCTTTTGTTTATAACGAAAAGATAGTGATTTCTGCCGAAAAAGAGTTAGAAATGATGCAGCATGCGAAACCTGAGTTGTACAGTGCACCATAA
- a CDS encoding diadenosine tetraphosphatase: MAVWAIGDIQGCYASLRTLLQKIEFNPQNDKLWLVGDLVNRGKESLETLEYLYDIRHSVEIVLGNHDIALIGAYYGIKKSNATLDPILESPEAKKLIDWIKDQKFLHVDYELGYCMAHAGISPEFDLGMAIRYAAHLETELQSANAHIWLEKLLKKNTGRFDRKADIADIDRYLMSSFTRMRFCFNDHRLDFDQKGPPSEMLTNKGMTPWFLSSYRKKIDLKIVFGHWSALGYYQDDNVLALDTGCIWKGKLTAARLDMPQPDIVQVECKNLLK, from the coding sequence ATGGCAGTTTGGGCAATTGGAGATATACAAGGGTGCTATGCTTCCTTAAGAACACTGTTGCAAAAGATAGAGTTTAATCCGCAAAATGACAAATTATGGCTGGTTGGCGATCTTGTTAACAGGGGAAAGGAATCCCTGGAAACACTTGAATATCTTTATGATATTCGCCATAGTGTGGAAATTGTTTTAGGAAATCACGACATTGCACTCATCGGAGCCTATTACGGTATCAAAAAATCCAATGCAACACTAGATCCTATATTGGAATCCCCTGAGGCTAAAAAACTGATAGACTGGATCAAGGATCAAAAGTTTTTACATGTTGATTATGAGTTGGGATATTGTATGGCGCATGCGGGGATCTCTCCTGAATTTGATCTGGGCATGGCTATTCGCTATGCGGCACACCTTGAAACAGAACTGCAGAGCGCTAATGCTCATATTTGGTTGGAAAAACTATTGAAAAAGAACACCGGCAGATTTGATAGAAAAGCAGATATTGCTGATATAGACCGTTATTTGATGAGTTCGTTTACACGAATGCGTTTTTGTTTCAATGACCACCGTTTGGATTTTGACCAAAAAGGACCGCCGAGCGAAATGCTCACAAACAAAGGGATGACTCCCTGGTTTCTCTCTTCTTACCGTAAAAAAATAGACTTAAAAATCGTTTTTGGACATTGGTCGGCTTTGGGTTATTATCAAGACGACAATGTATTGGCCTTGGATACGGGATGCATATGGAAAGGAAAACTTACAGCAGCAAGATTGGATATGCCTCAGCCTGACATTGTGCAAGTAGAATGCAAGAATCTTTTGAAGTAG
- a CDS encoding DNA-deoxyinosine glycosylase, translating into MKNKIVEHPFAPIVFKNTEILILGSFPSVQSFEKNFYYAHPRNQFWKILEAITKYPVLNKDQKIWLLKEMKFGLWDMVQTCQRNNSLDSNLEQEEVNDIASFLQTHPSIKKLAFTGKKAEKLFEKHFSNLKIEKIYLPSPSSAYAMMTFEEKIQAYREKLLNKADKK; encoded by the coding sequence GTGAAAAATAAAATAGTAGAGCATCCTTTTGCGCCGATTGTGTTTAAAAATACGGAGATTTTGATATTGGGTTCGTTCCCCAGTGTTCAGTCATTTGAAAAAAATTTTTATTATGCACATCCCCGTAATCAATTTTGGAAAATACTTGAAGCAATTACAAAATATCCCGTTCTTAACAAAGATCAAAAAATTTGGCTACTTAAAGAGATGAAATTCGGATTGTGGGATATGGTGCAAACATGTCAAAGAAATAACTCGCTTGACAGCAATCTTGAACAAGAAGAGGTAAATGATATTGCTTCATTTTTACAAACCCACCCAAGCATCAAAAAATTAGCTTTTACAGGCAAAAAAGCAGAAAAACTTTTTGAAAAACATTTTTCTAATTTGAAAATAGAGAAAATATATTTGCCTTCACCTTCATCTGCTTATGCCATGATGACATTTGAAGAAAAAATACAGGCATATCGTGAAAAATTATTAAACAAGGCGGATAAAAAATGA
- the prmC gene encoding protein-(glutamine-N5) methyltransferase, release factor-specific, which yields MTIKQGIFWAREELMSSCERPLLEAELLLSYHLQKERVYLHMHEHDKIENVKAFGLLVARRAMHEPYEYIAGKASFYDIELFVEQGVLIPRPETELLIDHASKIIKKKQITRLVEIGVGSGAISIVLARKFPELQIIATDICDTPLKVAARNIKHFGLQKQITLLKSNLMDEIKEDIEFVISNPPYIADNFALEPNVANYEPKEALFGGKAGDELLKQIVVDASNRGVNYLACEMGYDQKSSLQVFANEIGVKYIDFYQDLSGWDRGFIIHFNKENNEQIF from the coding sequence ATGACCATCAAACAGGGTATATTTTGGGCGCGAGAAGAGTTGATGAGCAGCTGTGAGCGTCCCTTGCTTGAGGCCGAATTACTTTTGTCTTATCATCTTCAAAAAGAGCGGGTTTATTTGCACATGCATGAACATGATAAGATAGAAAACGTCAAAGCCTTCGGGTTGCTTGTTGCAAGGCGAGCGATGCATGAGCCCTATGAATATATCGCAGGAAAGGCAAGCTTTTATGATATTGAGCTTTTTGTGGAGCAGGGCGTGCTTATTCCTCGTCCTGAAACCGAACTTCTTATCGATCATGCTTCCAAGATCATTAAAAAAAAACAAATAACTCGTTTAGTAGAAATAGGAGTTGGTTCCGGGGCTATCTCTATTGTATTGGCACGTAAATTTCCTGAGCTTCAAATTATTGCTACGGACATATGCGATACCCCTCTGAAGGTAGCAGCGCGCAATATTAAACATTTTGGCCTGCAAAAACAGATTACGCTGCTCAAAAGTAATTTGATGGACGAGATAAAAGAAGACATAGAGTTTGTCATCTCCAATCCTCCCTATATTGCAGATAATTTCGCACTTGAGCCCAATGTTGCAAATTATGAGCCCAAAGAGGCACTTTTTGGCGGCAAGGCAGGAGATGAACTTTTAAAGCAGATTGTGGTTGATGCAAGCAATAGGGGCGTTAATTATCTTGCGTGTGAGATGGGATATGATCAAAAATCATCTCTCCAGGTTTTTGCCAATGAAATCGGAGTAAAATATATTGATTTTTATCAGGACCTGTCCGGGTGGGATAGGGGATTTATAATCCATTTTAACAAGGAAAACAATGAACAAATATTTTAA
- a CDS encoding peptidase M48 has translation MLETILIIYSIYTFMRIYISIMQIGYINDEKRKAPVLMSASKYKIAADYAVAKEKLSLAEMFVDYLIFVWWVLMGFSWLASFVQVEGNILQSVLFLFGFVIINYLAGLPFELYQKFKIDETFGFNQMTPKMFMADTFKSSLIFFIFGGALFALLAWIITLSTLWWLWGFVLIFSVAILVNVLYPTIIAPLFNKFNPLEEGELKKEIIKLMERAGLKSDGIFVMDASKRDSRLNAYFGGLGKSKRVVLFDTLLEKLNTKELLAVLGHELGHFSHGDIWKNIGLMGMLLFISFYLFGHLPDILFTQMGVTPLPGAQIAALILLLPLISFVLTPFMSYVSRRNEYAADVFGSEMGGRENLVSALLKLITENKSFPKSHPLVIFFYYTHPPVLQRLKELGYDASNTIMKEEQSIEAKDDTGKKGGNIFAFIDKQDN, from the coding sequence ATGCTAGAAACAATTCTTATTATTTATTCCATTTATACATTTATGCGAATTTATATTTCTATAATGCAAATTGGATATATCAATGATGAAAAACGAAAAGCTCCTGTACTTATGTCTGCATCCAAATACAAGATCGCAGCTGATTATGCAGTGGCCAAAGAGAAGCTTTCTTTAGCGGAAATGTTCGTAGATTACTTGATATTTGTGTGGTGGGTGCTTATGGGATTTTCATGGCTGGCATCATTCGTTCAGGTTGAAGGAAATATCCTCCAGTCGGTACTTTTTTTGTTTGGTTTTGTAATAATTAATTATCTGGCAGGACTTCCTTTTGAACTGTATCAAAAATTTAAGATAGATGAAACTTTTGGATTTAACCAAATGACACCCAAGATGTTTATGGCGGATACCTTTAAGTCTTCGTTGATATTTTTTATTTTTGGAGGAGCACTGTTTGCCTTGCTGGCATGGATTATCACATTGAGCACATTATGGTGGCTTTGGGGATTTGTGCTGATTTTTTCTGTTGCGATTTTAGTCAATGTACTTTATCCTACTATCATTGCACCGCTGTTTAACAAATTTAATCCGCTCGAAGAAGGTGAACTCAAGAAGGAGATTATTAAGCTAATGGAGCGGGCAGGACTTAAAAGCGATGGTATTTTTGTTATGGATGCGAGCAAAAGAGACAGTCGTCTGAATGCTTATTTTGGAGGACTTGGCAAAAGCAAGCGTGTCGTGCTTTTTGACACACTTTTAGAAAAACTCAATACCAAAGAGCTTTTGGCTGTATTGGGTCATGAGCTTGGGCATTTTTCCCACGGTGATATTTGGAAAAATATCGGCTTAATGGGCATGCTTTTATTTATCTCTTTTTACCTTTTTGGGCACTTGCCTGATATTCTTTTTACGCAGATGGGAGTTACTCCGCTGCCTGGGGCACAGATCGCCGCATTGATACTGCTTTTGCCTTTGATAAGTTTTGTTTTAACTCCTTTTATGAGCTATGTGAGCCGCCGCAATGAATATGCCGCTGATGTATTTGGTTCAGAAATGGGGGGCAGAGAAAATCTTGTTTCGGCATTGTTAAAATTGATTACAGAAAACAAATCTTTTCCAAAATCGCATCCTCTGGTGATCTTTTTTTACTACACTCATCCTCCTGTACTCCAAAGGCTTAAAGAGTTAGGATATGATGCAAGCAATACAATTATGAAAGAAGAACAATCCATTGAAGCAAAAGATGATACAGGCAAGAAGGGCGGGAATATTTTTGCCTTTATAGACAAGCAGGATAATTGA
- a CDS encoding ABC transporter ATP-binding protein, with translation MALIDLFNIKKQYDIKLLLDDVDFHLNAGERVAIVGQNGCGKSTLMKIIMKQEEPSEGKCIINSTIQIEMLSQQPHFEAHLSVRKAIENELSQLQEAKKRFNDLTEILSLDFENTALHKEYERISAFLDHHNAWNLDDKIERVLQEFKLKEYEDRAVVSLSGGEQRRVALASLILKKPDVLLLDEPTNHLDVYMVEFLEEMLLKEKFTLLFISHDRHFIDTIATRILEVDNRKLISYNGGYISYLEQKEDRMHALQKGHENLLRLLKQEEAWLAKGVRAREKRNQGRKKRVFELRDAAKENPTLIRKMMIELEREKKHFNQEEGVSRKKMLFELENISYAVPGKILIEHFSARILQKDKIAIVGINGAGKSTLLKLMLGKLKPDSGVIKQGDFSIGYFDQHREMLDDSKTLIETFCPDGGDRVEVQGSNLHVYGYMKSFLFPKEFLDKKIGTLSGGEKNRVALALLLTKKVDCLILDEPTNDLDIQTINVLEEKLINFPGAILFVSHDRYFIDKIASKLFIFKGNGVIEESYQSYTEYLDIEKELKELQSLEKEMKPISFLSQDNAQKEKQKTKLSYKEQRDFDMLPDIIEALEHKIELLNKCLQDPACYQEKGVTIIGKELAALEKEYEEKSERYFEILEILESL, from the coding sequence GTGGCACTCATCGATCTTTTTAACATCAAAAAACAGTATGACATCAAATTGCTTCTTGATGATGTGGATTTTCATCTTAATGCCGGCGAACGCGTCGCCATCGTCGGCCAAAACGGATGCGGAAAATCCACCCTGATGAAGATCATTATGAAACAAGAAGAACCAAGTGAAGGCAAATGTATCATCAACAGCACCATACAGATCGAAATGCTTTCGCAGCAGCCTCATTTTGAAGCCCATTTAAGCGTAAGAAAAGCCATAGAAAATGAACTTTCACAACTGCAAGAGGCAAAAAAACGCTTTAACGATCTAACGGAAATCCTTTCTTTGGATTTTGAAAATACCGCACTGCACAAAGAGTATGAACGCATCTCTGCTTTTTTGGATCATCACAATGCCTGGAACCTTGATGACAAAATTGAGCGTGTATTGCAGGAATTCAAACTCAAAGAGTATGAAGACAGGGCTGTTGTATCACTTTCCGGAGGAGAACAGCGCCGTGTAGCACTGGCTTCTTTGATACTTAAAAAACCGGATGTGCTTTTGCTTGATGAGCCCACAAACCATCTTGACGTTTATATGGTTGAATTTCTTGAAGAAATGCTTCTGAAGGAGAAATTCACTCTGCTTTTTATCTCTCATGACAGACATTTCATTGATACCATTGCAACACGAATCCTAGAAGTAGACAACAGAAAGCTCATCTCTTATAATGGAGGCTACATCAGTTATCTTGAACAAAAAGAAGACCGGATGCATGCCCTGCAAAAAGGTCATGAGAATCTGCTTAGACTGCTTAAGCAAGAAGAAGCCTGGCTTGCCAAAGGCGTAAGAGCAAGAGAAAAACGGAACCAGGGGCGCAAAAAGCGAGTCTTTGAACTTCGTGATGCAGCCAAAGAAAATCCTACCTTGATACGCAAAATGATGATCGAGCTTGAACGGGAAAAAAAACATTTCAATCAAGAAGAAGGTGTGTCGCGCAAAAAAATGCTCTTTGAACTTGAAAATATCAGCTATGCTGTGCCTGGAAAAATTCTGATAGAACACTTCTCTGCACGTATTTTACAAAAAGATAAAATCGCTATCGTCGGCATCAACGGTGCCGGAAAATCTACACTGCTTAAACTTATGCTTGGTAAACTAAAACCGGATAGCGGGGTGATAAAACAGGGTGATTTTTCTATAGGCTATTTCGACCAGCACAGAGAAATGCTTGATGACAGCAAAACGCTTATTGAAACTTTTTGTCCTGACGGCGGAGACAGAGTAGAGGTACAAGGAAGCAATCTGCATGTGTATGGGTACATGAAAAGTTTTCTTTTTCCCAAAGAATTTTTAGACAAAAAGATCGGCACATTAAGCGGCGGAGAGAAAAACCGTGTCGCCTTGGCTTTGCTGCTAACCAAGAAAGTAGATTGTTTGATTCTAGATGAACCGACGAACGACTTAGACATTCAAACTATCAATGTCTTAGAAGAAAAACTGATTAATTTTCCCGGAGCCATTCTCTTTGTCTCACATGACCGTTATTTTATAGACAAAATTGCTTCTAAACTTTTTATTTTTAAAGGCAACGGTGTCATAGAGGAATCTTATCAATCTTACACTGAGTACTTAGACATAGAAAAAGAACTCAAAGAACTTCAAAGTCTTGAAAAAGAGATGAAGCCTATCTCTTTCTTGTCTCAAGACAATGCCCAAAAAGAAAAACAAAAAACCAAACTCAGCTATAAAGAACAAAGGGATTTTGACATGCTGCCCGATATTATCGAAGCCCTGGAACACAAGATAGAGCTGCTCAATAAATGCCTCCAAGATCCTGCATGCTACCAAGAAAAAGGAGTAACTATTATCGGCAAAGAACTGGCTGCTCTAGAAAAAGAATACGAAGAAAAAAGCGAAAGATATTTTGAAATCTTGGAAATTTTAGAATCCCTGTAA
- a CDS encoding threonine synthase: protein MQFIETRGNDGQKPQSVSFSEAILSPSASFGGLYVPSALPNLDKDFLESHLLSHYKVLALDFLQKFGIDIEKEVMQEALKRYDAFDNAFNPVPLSQIEEDCFVAELYHGPTRAFKDMALQPFGYILSKLAQQKNENYLIMAATSGDTGPATLETFKNQANIKVACLYPEGGTSDVQRLQMVTEDGKNLKVIGVKGDFDDTQNTLKSLLASEDFKNELKHHNIKLSAANSVNFGRIIFQIIYHIHSYLELVRQEKIHMGEKIYLVVPSGNFGNALGAYYAKKAGLPIEKILISSNINNILTDWITKGVYDLTVRTLVRTESPAMDILKSSNVERIMFDKFGAKRTKELMESLEKEGKYQLTQNELEKLREDFDASFSDDATCEAVIGNYAQKGYIMDPHTATCIGAYEKLRDKKLKTVVYSTAEWTKFSPTVSKALGNELKSDIEALKWVSGHANATVPSAINALFKKPIIHTVVVEKESIKREMLDFL from the coding sequence ATGCAATTTATTGAGACACGAGGCAATGACGGACAAAAACCTCAAAGTGTATCTTTTTCAGAAGCGATACTGAGTCCAAGTGCAAGTTTTGGCGGACTGTATGTTCCAAGTGCGCTTCCAAATTTGGATAAAGATTTTTTAGAAAGCCATCTTTTGAGCCATTATAAGGTGTTGGCATTGGATTTTTTACAAAAGTTTGGCATCGATATAGAAAAAGAAGTAATGCAAGAAGCGCTCAAGAGATATGATGCGTTTGATAATGCTTTCAATCCTGTGCCTTTATCCCAGATAGAAGAAGACTGTTTTGTTGCAGAACTCTATCATGGACCCACAAGAGCATTTAAAGATATGGCGCTGCAACCTTTTGGATATATTTTAAGCAAATTGGCGCAACAAAAAAATGAAAATTATTTGATCATGGCTGCAACCAGCGGTGATACAGGTCCCGCTACACTTGAAACGTTTAAAAACCAAGCCAATATTAAAGTGGCATGTCTCTATCCTGAAGGGGGGACTTCGGATGTGCAAAGACTTCAGATGGTGACCGAAGACGGCAAAAATCTAAAAGTGATAGGCGTCAAAGGTGATTTTGATGATACGCAAAATACACTTAAGTCGCTTCTTGCTTCTGAAGATTTTAAAAATGAATTAAAACATCATAATATTAAACTTTCTGCGGCGAATTCAGTTAACTTCGGACGTATTATTTTTCAAATTATTTATCATATTCATTCTTATTTGGAACTGGTTCGCCAGGAAAAGATTCATATGGGAGAAAAAATCTATCTTGTGGTTCCAAGCGGGAATTTTGGAAATGCATTGGGAGCTTATTATGCAAAAAAAGCAGGTTTACCTATCGAAAAGATACTTATTTCTTCCAATATCAACAATATTCTTACAGATTGGATTACCAAAGGAGTTTATGATCTGACCGTCAGAACACTTGTTCGTACAGAATCGCCGGCAATGGATATTTTAAAAAGTTCAAATGTGGAGCGTATAATGTTTGATAAATTTGGCGCCAAACGGACTAAAGAGCTTATGGAGAGCTTGGAAAAAGAGGGCAAATACCAATTGACTCAAAATGAACTTGAGAAATTAAGAGAAGATTTTGATGCTTCTTTTTCTGATGATGCGACATGCGAAGCAGTCATAGGAAACTATGCCCAAAAAGGTTATATTATGGATCCGCATACAGCAACGTGTATAGGCGCATACGAAAAGCTTCGTGATAAAAAACTTAAAACAGTGGTCTATTCTACTGCTGAATGGACAAAGTTTAGTCCGACTGTTTCAAAGGCACTCGGAAATGAGCTTAAGAGCGATATTGAGGCGCTCAAATGGGTAAGCGGACATGCCAATGCGACTGTTCCTTCTGCCATTAATGCGTTATTTAAAAAACCGATCATTCATACGGTCGTGGTAGAAAAAGAATCTATTAAAAGAGAGATGTTGGACTTTTTGTAG